The following are encoded together in the Brassica napus cultivar Da-Ae chromosome A9, Da-Ae, whole genome shotgun sequence genome:
- the LOC106386606 gene encoding serine decarboxylase-like — MAEKLDILSEDFVPTAVINEPLPWPVINGNRADHEEENLKKTKVINGRGEREMVLGRNVHTTSLAVTEPESNDEFTGDKEAYMASVLARYRKTLVERTKYHLGYPYNLDFDYGALGQLQHFSINNLGDPFIESNYGVHSRPFEVGVLDWFARLWEIERDDYWGYITNCGTEGNLHGILVGREVFPDGILYASSESHYSVFKAARMYRMECERVDTLISGEIDCDDFRRKLLANKDKPAVLNVNIGTTVKGAVDDLDLVIKTLEECGFSHDRFYIHCDGALFGLMMPFVKRAPKVTFNKPIGSVSVSGHKFVGCPMPCGVQITRMKHIKVLSNNVEYLASRDATIMGSRNGHAPLFLWYTLSRKGYKGFQKEVQKCLRNAHYLKDRLREAGISAMLNELSSTVVFERPKDEEFVRRWQLACQGDIAHVVVMPSVTIEKLDHFLKDLVENRSVWYEDGSQPPCLVKDVGIKNCICPAHK; from the exons ATGGCTGAAAAATTAGACATCTTGTCTGAAGACTTCGTTCCAACGGCTGTGATCAACGAACCATTACCTTGGCCGGTAATAAACGGGAACAGAGCAGATCACGAGGAAGAGAATCTGAAAAAGACGAAGGTGATAAAcggaagaggagaaagagaaatgGTTCTCGGCAGGAATGTCCACACGACGTCTCTCGCTGTGACGGAGCCGGAGTCTAACGACGAATTCACCGGAGATAAAGAGGCCTACATGGCTAGCGTCCTCGCTCGCTACCGCAAAACTTTGGTCGAACGAACAAAATATCATCTAG GTTATCCATATAACTTGGATTTCGACTATGGTGCGCTTGGGCAGTTGCAGCATTTCTCCATAAACAATCTTGGAGATCCGTTTATCGAAAGCAACTATGGTGTACACTCCAGGCCTTTTGAAGTTGGCGTCTTGGATTGGTTTGCTCGTCTCTgggagatagagagagatgaCTATTGGGGTTATATCACAAACTGTGGAACAGAAGGCAACCTTCACGGCATTTTAGTTGg gCGAGAAGTGTTTCCTGATGGGATTCTGTATGCGTCGAGTGAATCTCATTACTCTGTGTTTAAAGCAGCTCGTATGTATCGAATGGAGTGTGAGAGAGTTGATACGCTTATCTCAGGGGAGATTGACTGTGATGATTTCAGACGGAAGCTGTTGGCGAACAAAGATAAACCAGCCGTTCTTAATGTTAACATAG GAACAACTGTTAAAGGAGCTGTTGATGATCTCGACCTTGTGATCAAAACTCTTGAAGAGTGTGGCTTCTCACATGACAGGTTCTATATTCACTGCGATGGAGCTTTGTTTGGACTTATGATGCCTTTTGTGAAACGT GCGCCAAAAGTCACGTTCAATAAACCGATAGGGAGTGTGAGTGTGTCGGGCCACAAGTTTGTCGGATGTCCAATGCCATGTGGTGTTCAGATAACAAGAATGAAACACATCAAAGTCCTCTCTAACAACGTTGAGTACCTCGCCTCGAGGGATGCAACAATCATGGGAAGCCGAAACGGGCATGCTCCTTTGTTCCTATGGTACACCTTAAGCCGAAAAGGGTACAAAGGATTCCAAAAAGAAGTTCAGAAATGCCTGAGAAACGCGCATTACCTCAAAGACCGGCTCCGCGAAGCCGGGATCAGCGCAATGCTCAACGAGCTTAGCAGCACTGTTGTCTTTGAACGTCCAAAAGATGAAGAGTTTGTCAGGAGGTGGCAGCTCGCTTGCCAAGGTGATATAGCTCATGTGGTGGTTATGCCAAGTGTTACAATCGAGAAGCTCGATCATTTTCTGAAAGACCTGGTTGAGAACCGATCGGTTTGGTACGAGGATGGATCTCAACCACCATGCCTTGTTAAGGATGTAGGAATCAAGAACTGCATCTGTCCAGCTCACAAGTGA